In Fundulus heteroclitus isolate FHET01 chromosome 18, MU-UCD_Fhet_4.1, whole genome shotgun sequence, a single genomic region encodes these proteins:
- the LOC118566752 gene encoding uncharacterized protein LOC118566752 yields MHRGARKHKPETQPSEEPCAGEEELEAGASAMAADTGGEDVTEPTLRDLTGILQAFMGLQEAREVKLNEERQKQDQRFKALQHQFQLLQMEVQARTSPLPEPSPNDAGPEEDDIEDVKNAQATSASVRMSSGQSQFSLEPKLQKLTSDDDIEHFLVTFERMAAACRWPKADWVFHLIPLLTGKARSAYVHMDVDETHNYDDVKTAILKKYDINPETYRQRFRSLYVYPDESPKELYVRLKELYGKWILPRGKTVEEIGEMLILEQFLRMLSPELQVWIKEHDPKSAAEASTLADVFVAARRKGQPWSNASFKDKNACKPASSRHHQGSATGRAH; encoded by the exons ATGCACCGTGGAGCCAGGAAGCATAAACCAGAGACCCAACCATCAGAGGAGCCATGTGCTGGAGAAGAGGAACTGGAGGCTGGAGCTTCTGCAATGGCAGCCGACACTGGGGGTGAAGATGTGACAGAACCAACATTGAGGGACTTGACTGGGATCTTACAGGCATTTATGGGTCTGCAGGAGGCCCGGGAGGTAAAGTTAAATGAAGAGCGGCAAAAACAGGATCAACGGTTTAAAGCCCTACAACATCAGTTTCAGCTCCTGCAAATGGAAGTGCAGGCCCGCACATCTCCACTCCCTGAGCCCTCTCCAAATGATGCAGGACCTGAGGAGGATGACATTGAGGACGTCAAGAATGCCCAGGCGACATCTGCATCAGTCAGGATGTCTTCAGGTCAGTCACAGTTCTCTCTGGAGCCAAAGTTACAAAAACTGACAAGTGATGATGATATTGAACATTTCCTTGTTACGTTTGAGAGAATGGCAGCTGCCTGTAGATGGCCGAAAGCAGACTGGGTTTTTCACCTCATTCCTCTCCTGACTGGAAAGGCAAGGAGTGCCTATGTTCATATGGATGTAGATGAGACACACAATTATGATGATGTGAAAACAGCCATCTTAAAGAAGTATGACATTAATCCAGAAACGTACCGACAAAGGTTTCGTTCCCTGTATGTTTATCCTGATGAGAGCCCTAAAGAACTTTATGTGAGGCTGAAGGAATTGTATGGGAAATGGATTTTACCCAGAGGTAAAACCGTGGAAGAAATTGGGGAAATGTTGATTCTGGAACAATTTCTGAGAATGTTGTCCCCTGAGCTCCAGGTGTGGATAAAAGAGCATGATCCAAAATCCGCTGCAGAAGCTTCGACCCTCGCAGATGTGTTTGTGGCTGCTCGCAGGAAGGGACAGCCATGGAGTAATGCCTCATTTAAAGATAAGAACGCCTGCAAGCCAGCATCATCTCGGCACCACCAGGGTTCAGCAACAG GAAGGGCACACTAA